A stretch of the Lactuca sativa cultivar Salinas chromosome 9, Lsat_Salinas_v11, whole genome shotgun sequence genome encodes the following:
- the LOC111908774 gene encoding acyl transferase 4 — protein MEFSVTKSSGSLVPPFAPTPSAVLDLSRIDRLPVLRCNARTLHVFQALDSPGAAKSTIREALSKALVPYYPLAGRLTQHNPHDLQIECSGEGVWFVEASATCSLESVGCFEDITSIPFDKLLPHHPPENQGFDPLVLMQVTEFEGDGFVMGLTFCHTICDGLGAAQFLNAVGEFARGAQHLKVAPVWQRDFLPQPRANPSTSLAPSNLVLPDYELEHANIDIPLDHINRLKQKFLGHCSSFEIVAAILWKNRTQAIGVGSENRMMKLVFFANCRQLVDPPLPQGFYGNCFFPVTISASNDTLAQSSTIEVVRMIQEAKARLPKEFADWVTNINGEQGKKEDPFAPPLGYTTLFISEWGRLGFNQVDYGKGPPLHVVPVQGSSIIPAAIVGSLPRPKKGIRLMTWCVKKHHIQPLLHAITTVIN, from the exons ATGGAATTCTCTGTCACCAAATCCAGTGGAAGCTTGGTTCCACCTTTTGCACCAACACCTTCGGCCGTGCTTGATCTCTCACGAATCGATAGATTACCAGTCCTCAGATGCAATGCTCGGACACTTCACGTATTCCAGGCACTGGATTCTCCTGGAGCCGCAAAATCAACAATACGGGAGGCCTTGTCCAAGGCACTCGTCCCTTACTATCCTCTAGCTGGTCGTCTTACCCAACACAACCCACATGACCTTCAGATTGAATGCAGCGGAGAGGGCGTTTGGTTTGTGGAGGCATCTGCCACTTGTAGCCTTGAATCTGTTGGTTGCTTTGAGGACATCACTTCCATTCCTTTCGACAAACTACTTCCTCATCATCCTCCTGAAAATCAAGGCTTCGACCCTCTTGTTCTAATGCAG GTGACAGAGTTTGAAGGTGATGGGTTTGTAATGGGTCTGACATTCTGCCACACAATATGCGATGGTTTAGGAGCAGCGCAGTTCCTTAATGCAGTTGGTGAGTTTGCTAGAGGTGCCCAGCATCTAAAGGTTGCCCCCGTGTGGCAGCGTGACTTTCTTCCACAACCACGAGCAAATCCTTCAACTAGCCTAGCACCATCAAATCTCGTGCTCCCAGATTATGAGCTGGAGCATGCCAATATAGACATTCCACTCGACCACATCAATAGGCTGAAGCAGAAATTCCTTGGACATTGTTCGTCTTTTGAAATTGTAGCAGCCATTCTCTGGAAGAACCGGACTCAGGCGATTGGTGTAGGGTCTGAAAATAGGATGATGAAGCTTGTGTTTTTTGCAAACTGCCGTCAGCTGGTAGATCCTCCTTTACCACAAGGTTTCTACGGAAACTGTTTCTTCCCGGTGACTATCAGTGCATCTAACGACACCCTGGCACAATCATCGACCATTGAGGTGGTGAGAATGATCCAGGAGGCGAAGGCCAGGCTGCCTAAAGAATTTGCAGATTGGGTAACTAATATTAATGGAGAACAAGGGAAGAAGGAAGACCCATTTGCCCCACCGCTAGGATACACAACCTTGTTTATATCGGAATGGGGACGACTTGGTTTTAATCAAGTTGATTATGGAAAAGGACCACCCCTCCATGTTGTTCCGGTGCAAGGCTCCAGCATTATACCTGCTGCGATCGTGGGCAGCCTGCCTCGACCAAAAAAAGGAATACGTCTGATGACATGGTGCGTCAAGAAGCACCATATTCAGCCTTTACTTCATGCCATCACAACTGTAATTAATTAA